The genomic window CGGCGGGATTGAGGCTTTGGATCAGGGTGTCGAAGAGGACGATGCGGCGGGTCTTGCCGAGGCCGGCGAAGAAGGCGTTGGAGTGGGCGGAGCGCCGCGAGCCGTCGATGGTGAAGACGCCCGCCATCTTGAAGCGCAGCTTTTCGGTAAGGCGCTCCAGCCGGTCCTTCAGCTCCCCTTCCTGGAGGGGCGTGAACTTGTAGAAGATCGGCGCCAGGACGACGGGAAAGAGGGCCGCCGTCACCAACTGGAAGAGCATCAAGACCGCCCAGGCCGCCAGCCACCAGTTCGGCCCGATCGTGGGCACCAGCCAGAAGATCAGCGTCAGGAGGGGAATCCCTAAGGCCAACGAGAGGGCGATGCCCTTGACTTGGTCGAGGACGAAGGTGCCGGACTTCATCTTGTTGAAGCCGAAGCGCTCTTCGAGGACGAACTGGTAATAGACGCTGAAGGGGAGGTGCACCAGGTAGATGAGGGCGCCCACCACGAAGGGATAAGCGACCTGGTGCGGCAGCGAGTGGTTCGGGAGCCACTGCCCCAGCCAGACGTCGATGCTCCAGAAGGCACCGCTCAAGATGAGGGTCCAGAGCAGCAGGGCGTCGAAGCCGCTCTTCACCCAGCTGTAGTGGGTCTTGGCCCGGGTGTAGGCGATGCTGCGGCGGTATTCCTCCTCGCTGAAGGTGCCCGCGAAGAGCTCGGGGATCTTGCCGCGGTTTTTCTCGATGTGGCGGAGGTTGAGGTAGTCGAGGGTGAATTCCACGGCCAGGAAGGCGAGGTAGAGGGACAAAAAGAGCCAAAAGAACCAATGTTGGACGTGGATCATCATTCTCCCTTGTACAGAAGTAAAAGGGGACGCGGACAAAAGCAAGCTAAAGCGGGATCAGGACGGAATCCCCGCGTTTCAGGCCGAGTTTTTCCTCGGCCGAGCCCTGGTTGACCGCGATCTCGAGCAGGTTGCCGCTGCCGAAGTAGAGCAGGGCCTCGCCCGGCGCGGCCTCGGAGAAGCAGGATTTCAGGCCCTTTAATTCCAGGCCGCCGACGCGGGCGTTCCATTCGCTCCCGTGGTGGTGTCGTTGCACGAAGCCCTTGGCCAAGTTGGTGATCGCGTTGCCGAAGCGGTCGAAGGCGAGGATGCGCCCCTCGATGCGGTCGGCGGAGAAGGCCGGGACGAAATCGGGGAGCCTTTCGTAGTCGGTGAGCTCGGTGCCGAAGAACTCGACCGAGAGGCCTTGGGACAGGTGGGCGGCGACCGGGGCGAAGAGGTCGCGGCCGTGGAAGGTCGCGCTGAGCGGCTGCAAGAAATATTTGGGGTTGTTCAAGTGCACGATGCGCCGGATTTTTTGCTCGGCCAGGGCCATGGCGAGCACGCCGTTGTCCGGGCCGACGAAGAAATAATCCTCGCTCTCGGCCAGGATCGGCTTGCGCGCGCTGCCGACGCCGGGATCGACTACCGCGACGAAGACGGTCTTGCGCGGGAAATAACGATAGCTTTGGTAGAGGAGAAGGCCGCCCAGGACGCGGTCGAAGGGCGGCACCTGGTGGGAGATATCGATCACCTTGGCGTTGGGGGCCAAGCGCGCCAGCACGCCCTTCATCGCGCCGACGTAGTGGTCTTGCAGGCCGAAGTCGCTGAGCAGGGCAATCACCATGGTTTCAGTTTAGGGGCCGAAAAGGCTTTGCCAAGCGAAATTATTGTTTTAGGAAATGACGCATGTCGTGGGGAATCTTGGCCGTCTTCGCCCTGGCCGCCCTGGCCCCTGGGCTGCATCGCCTGCAGTCCAAGGCCTGCGCCTGGATCCTGGCGCTGGGGCCCTTGGCCCTCTTCGTTTATTTCCTCCGTTTTCTCGGCGAGGTCGAGCCGGGCTGGACCTTCGCCGAGGTGCGGAGTTGGGTGCCGGCGCTCGGCCTCGAGCTCGCCTTCCGGCTCGACGGCCTAAGCTTGCTCTTCGCCCTGCTCATCACCGGCATCGGGACCCTGATCGTCGTCTACGCCGGGGCCTACCTGAAAGGGGACCCGCGCCTGGGGCGTTTTTTCCTCTTCCTGCTCGCCTTCCTCGGGGCCATGCTCGGCCTGGTGCTCGCCGACAACCTCTTCTTGCTCTTCGTCTTTTGGGAATTGACCAGCGTCACCTCCTACCTGCTGATCGGATTCGACCATGAGCGCGAGGCGTCGCGCGAGGCGGCCTTGCAGGCCCTGCTTGTCACCGGCCTGGGCGGCCTGGCGATGTTCGCCGGCCTGATCCTGCTCGGGCAGATGGGAGGCGCCTGGAGCTTTCACGAGCTGGCCTCCCGTGGCGCGGCCTTGCGGGAACATCCGCTCTACCTCCCGGCACTCCTCTTGGTCCTCGCCGGGGCCTTCACCAAGTCGGCGCAATTTCCCTTCCACTTCTGGCTGCCCAGCGCGATGGAGGCCCCGACGCCGGTCAGCGCCTTCCTGCATTCGGCGACGATGGTGAAGGCGGGCGTCTACTTGCTGGCGCGGCTCTCGCCGGCCCTGGGCGGCACCGAGGCCTGGGTGGGGATCGTCTCGACGGTGGGCGCGGCGACTTTCCTGGTCGGGGCCTTCACGGCCTTGCAACAGAGCGATTTGAAAAAGCTCCTGGCCTATTCCACGGTCAGCGCCTTGGGGCTCTTGACCTGGCTCTTGGGCTGGGGCGAGGCCCTCGCCGTTCAGGCCTGCATGGTTTTCCTCTTGGCCCATGCCCTTTACAAGGGGGCCCTGTTCATGGCGGCGGGGACGGTCGATCACGAGACCGGCTGCCGGGACGTGACGCGCCTGGGGGGGCTCTTCGGCAAGATGCCGCTCAGCGGGACCGCGACCCTGCTCGCGGCCGCCTCTATGGCTGGCCTGGCGCCCCTCTTCGGGTTTCTGGCGAAAGAGATTTTCTACGAAGCGGCGCAGGCCTCCTCCTGGCCGGGCGACCTCGCGATGGGCGTCGCCCTGCTGGGCAGCGTCGGCGGCGTGGCGGCGGCGATGATGGTCGCCGTCGAGCCCTTCTTCGGCCGCCGCGTCGAGACGCCCAAGGCCCCGCACGAGGCGCCGCTTGGGCTGTGGCTGGGTCCCGCGAGCTTGGCGCTCCTCTCGCTGGCCTTCGGTCTTTGGCCCGCCTGGCCCCAGTCCCCGCTGGCTGCGGCGGCCTCGGCCGCCTTGGGCGAGGCGGTCGTCCTGAAATTGGCCTTATGGCACGGCTTTAACTTAACCTTGATGCTAAGCCTGGCCACGCTCGCCCTCGGCGCCCTGCTGTATGCCGCGCGCGGGCCCTTGCGCCGGGCCTTCGCGGCCGCCGCGGGGCCACTCTCCTACGGGCCCGCCCGGGCCTACGGTTGGGCGCTGAGGGCCCTGAAGGGGCTGGCCGCCGGGCAGACGCGGCTCTTGCAGCACGGCCATCTCAACCTCTATCTGCTGGTCTTTTTGGTCGCCATCATCGCCATGATCGCCTGGCCGCTCCTGTTTCAAGGGGAATTCCGGCTGCGGCTGCCGAGCAGCGGCCTGCGTTTTTACGAGGTCGTCTGGGCGGCCTTGATCGCCTGCGGGGCATTGATCGCCGTTTTGACCAATTCCCGGATGTTCGCCGTCGTGGCCCTCGGCGTAGTGGGCTACGGCATCGCTTTTCTCTATCTGCTGTTCGGCGCCCCCGACCTGGCGATGACGCAGATCCTGGTCGAGACCCTCATGCTGATCGTCCTGCTCTTGGGCCTCTACCACCTCCCGGGTTTCGCCAAATACTCGCGGCCCGCCTCCCGGCTCCGCGACGCCTTGCTTTCGCTCGCCGCCGGGGCCTTGGTGACGGCGCTCGTCTTGATCGCGCAGCAAAGCCCGCATCCCGGCCGCTTGGTGAGGTATTTTTCGGAAAACAGCCTTCCCTTGGGCCAGGGCCGCAACATCGTCAACGTGATCCTGGTCGACTTTCGCGCCCTGGATACCATGGGCGAGATCACGGTCCTGGGGATCGCGGCCCTGGGCGTCTACGCCCTGCTCAAGCTGCGCCTGAGAGGAGGAGGGGAGCCGTGAAGTCCTTGATCCTCCGCGCGACGGCGCGATTTCTGCTGCCCTTGATGCTGCTCTTTTCGCTCTTCCTGTTCCTGCGCGGCCACAACGAGCCCGGGGGTGGTTTCGTCGCGGGCCTGGTAGCGGCCGGGGGCTACATCCTTTACGCCCTGGCCTTCGGCGTCGGCGAGATGCGCGAGCTGCTCAAGCTGGACCCGCGAACCTTCATCGGCCTCGGGCTGGCCGGCGCCTTGGGCAGCGCCCTGTGGCCGGTGGCGCTGGGCCTGCCGCTGTTCACCGGCGTGTGGGGGAAATGGGACTTGGGGCCCCTCGGGGAGCTGAAGCTCGGGACTCCCTTGTTGTTCGACTTGGGGGTCTACGCCGCTGTCTTCGGTGTGATGCTGACCATCGTGCTGGGCCTGATGGAGGAATAGCTTGGAGACCTTGTTGGCCATCGTGATCGGAGCCCTCTACGCCGCGGCCTTCTATTTGCTGCTGCGGCGGAGCATCGTGCGCATGCTCTTCGGCTTCCTGTTGCTCAGCAACGCGATCAACCTGCTCATCTTCACCTCGGGCGGCCTGACCCGGGCTAAGCCCCCCATCGTGCCGCCCGGAGCCGAGGCGGCCGTCCCGCCCTTCGCCGACCCCCTGGCCCAGGCCCTGATCCTGACGGCCATCGTCATCAGCTTCGGATTGCTCTCCTTCACCTTCGTCTTGATCTACCGCTACTATCAAGAGCGGGGCAGCGACGACACCGCGAGCATGAGGTCCACCGACGTATGAGAGCCCTCCTGCCCGCCATGCCGCTCTTGATCCCCTTCGCGACGGCGATTCTTTCGTTGTTTTTCTCCCGCTCGGCCGCCGCCCAGCGGCGCGTCGGGATACTGGGCGCCTCGCTCTTGCTGGCCGCAGCCTTCGCGCTGCTTTGGACCGTGCAGCGCGAGGGCATCCTCGTCCTGCACGCCGGCAATTGGCCGGCGCCCTTCGGCATCGCGCTGGTAATAGACCTGTTGAGCGCCGTCATGGTCGTCATGACGGCCTTGATGGGCCTGGGCGTCCTCGTCTTTTCCTTCGGGAGCCTCGACGCGGAGCGGGTGCGCTTCGGTTTTTTTCCCCTCTTCCAATTTCTGCTGATGGGGGTCTGCGGGGCCTTCACGACGGGCGACCTCTTCAACCTCTACGTCTGGTACGAGGTGATGCTGATGTCTTCCTTCGCGCTGATCAGCCTGGGCGGGACGCCGCTCCAGCTGGAGGGGGGCGTCAAGTACGTGGTGATGAACCTCGTCTCCTCCTCGATGTTCCTCACGGCGCTCGGCATCCTCTACGGCCTGACGGGCACCCTCAACATGGCGGATCTCGCCCGTTTCCTCGACAACGGCCTCCCCGTGGGCCTGAGCACGACGCTCGCCATGCTCTTCCTGATCGCCTTCGGCATCAAGGCCGCGGCCTTTCCGTTTTTCTTCTGGCTGCCCGCCTCCTACGCGACCCCACCGGTGGCGGTGACGGCGATCTTCTCGGCGCTTTTGACGAAGGCGGGGGTCTACTCCCTGTTGCGGGTCTTCACCCTGCTCTTCACCCAACAGGTTGAGTACACCCACCAGCTGCTCCTGGTCATCGCCGGCTTCACCATGGTCACCGGGGTCTTGGGAGCGGTCGCACAGAACGAGGTGCGGCGCCTGCTCTCCTTCCACATCGTGAGCCAGATCGGCTACCTGCTGATGGGGCTGGGATTGTTCACCGAGCTCGCGATCGCTGGCACGGTGTTTTTCATGGTGCACGTGATTTTGGCAAAGTCCGCCCTCTTTCTGGCCTCCGGGATCATGGGCCGGATGCAGGGGAGCTACGACCTCCAGGAGCTCGGGGGGCTGGCGCGGCTTTCGCCGGCCTTGGCGGGCTTCTTCCTCCTCGCCGCCTTCGCCCTGGCGGGCCTGCCGCCGCTGTCCGGATTTTTCGCGAAGTTCGCACTCGTCCAGGCGGGGCTCGCCGGCGGCCGCTACCTGATCACCGCCGTGGCGCTTTTCGTCAGCATTCTGACGCTCTTCTCCATGGTCAAGATCTGGGCCCAGGCCTTTTGGAAGGCGGCGCCGCGTGCCTCCGCTCCTTCCAAGGTTTCGCGGCTGCTCTGGGTTCCCTTTGGCGGCCTTGCCCTCTTGACCCTGGCGATGGGGCTGTGCAGCGAGCCCCTGCTGCGCTTATCCTTGGCAACGGCGCGGCAGCTGTTGGATAAAGAGCAATACATCCGCGTGGTGCTCGGAGCGAACCTATGACCTTGTTCCTGTGGAACATGCTTTTGATGCTGGTCTACGTGGCGGTCAGCCAAAATTACAGCCTCGCCTCCTTCGGAGTGGGCTTCCTGCTGGGCTACCTCGTGCTGTGGGCCAGCCAGCGGGAGCGGAAGTCGAAGTACTTTTCCGGCCTGCGCCGGACTGTCGCCTTCGTCTTCACCTTCGCGTGGGAGCTGCTGCTGTCCAATTTCAAGATCGCCGTCGACGTGCTGCGGCCCCGCCTGCGGATGAGGCCGGGGATCTTCGCCTTTCCGCTGGAGGCCCAGACCGACGGCGAGATCACCTTGTTGGCCAACATCATCACCCTGACGCCGGGGACGTTGAGCCTGGACGTCTCCACCGACCGCAAGACCCTATACATCCACGGGATGTACCTGGAAGACCCGGAGGCGGCGCGGCGCTCGATCCGGGAGGGATTCGAGCGGCGGGTTCTGGACTTGTTGAGGTAATTCGTGAACGAGATCTTCCCCATCGCCTTGGCGCTATGCTGGGGCCTGCTGTCGCTGGCCCTGGTGCTGGGATTTTGCCGGCTCCTCCGCGGCCCGACGCTCGCCGACCGGGTCGTCGCCTTCGATTTGATGGTGTCGATCATGGTGGGAATGATCGCGCTGTTCGCGATCTACGCGCGCGAGACCGTCTACCTCGACGTGGCGCTGGTCTTGGCCCTGATCTCGTTTTTAGGCACCGTGATCTTTTCCAAATACCTGATGCGGAGGGGGACTGCCCATGAATGAATGGTTCGCCATGGGCGCCATGGTCTTGGGCACCCTTCTGATGGGGATCGCGGCCTTGGGGATTTTTCGCCTGCCGGACCTCTTCATGCGGATGCACGCCTCTTCCAAGGCCGGGGCCTTGGGCGTGGCGCTGCAGCTGCTGGCGGTCGCGCTTTACTTCGACGACCTGACCGTCACCGTCAAGGCGGTGGTGGGGATCTTGTTCTTCCTGCTCACCGCGCCGGTCGCGGCGCACATGATCGGCCGCGCCGCCTACTGGGTCGGCGTTCCGTTGTGGGAAAAATCCGTCCTCGACGAGCTGCGCGGCCGCTACGAGCGGGGCTCGCAGACCTTGAAATGCGCCAAGGAGCTGGAGCCCAAGGCCTGAGGGCTACTGCAGCTTGTCCGGCAGGAAGACGATGTTGAAGGGCCCGCCGCCGCCGGCGGCGTCGACCACCACGCCCGTGCGCACCTGCGAGGGGCTCAGCACGAAATTGCCCGAATCCACCAGAACCGTCTTGGTGCCGGCCTGCGTGACGCGGACCTGGTAGGTGCTGGCGCCGACGATGAGGTAGTTGGAGACTTCCTTGAAGCTCAAGTCGCTCAACAGGGGAGTCACCGAATTAAGATCGGTGCCGGGGGCGGTGAAATAGAAGTCCAAGGCGGGCGCGCTGGGCGAGGCGTTCACCAGGCGCAGCTTGGCGGTGGAGGCCTGATCGATCGAGTTGTCGTCGGTCAGCAGCAGGGCCTCGAGGTCGTCGAGAAAATTCAAAACGATCAGGGTGTAGCTTTGATTGCCGTTCAGGGCGGCGCCGAGCTCGGTCAGGGTGCGGGAGGTGCCGGCCTCGTTGACCCGGATCCCGGTGTTTCCGGCGTCGACCTCTTGGTATTGCTCGAAGGCGAAGTCCTGCAGGCCGGCCACGACGACCTCGTTGTCCAGCAGGATGTCGAGGGCCGGGGCGTCCGGCGAGGCGTTGAAGACCTGCAGGTTGGCGACGGCGCCCCCGCAGGCGGAAAGCCCGCAGAGCGCGGCAATGGTGAGCAGTTTTGCGTATAATTTCTTCATCTTATCCTCCTATCGAGGCAGACCGAACCCGCGGTTAATGGACGATTTGTCTTCCTATCGGTAGGGCGACTGAAGGGTTGCTGGAAATCATGGATTATTACCCGCGCCGGTTTGGCGACTCCTCGATGGAAGAGTTTTCCTTTAGGTCGGATTTCGGAATTTGATAAGCTGCCGCCCGCATGCTCAAGAGCCTATTCGTTCGTCTTTCGAGACAGGCCAGTCGATGGTTCAATATCGACGCGGAGACCCGCGTTTCCATCTATATCTCGACGATCGTCGGGACCAAGCTTTCCAATATACCCTATTGGTTCGAATTGCTCTTGGCCTGCGGCATCGCCACCTTGGGTCTGGCGTTGAACAGCGCCGCGGTGGTGATCGGGGCCATGTTGATCTCTCCGCTGATGACCCCCATTATGGGGATCGGTTTGGCCCTTGCCACCGGCGACATCTTTTTGGGCGTGCGGGCCATCGTGAACTTGTTGCTGAGCGTCGCCGCGGCCTTGGCGGCGGCTGTTTTTTTTACCTCCGTATTACCCTTCAAGGAGGTTACGTCCGAGATTTTGGCGAGGACCCAACCGACCATTCTCGACTTGGTGGTGGCTCTGCTGAGCGGTTTGGCAGGGAGCGTCGCCACCCTGAAGAGTTCCAAGGGGTTGACGGCCGCCCTGCCCGGGACGGCCATCGCGGTGGCCTTGATGCCGCCGCTTTGCGTGGTGGGTTTTGGCGTCGGGATCCGGCACTACGACCCCCAGTGGATTTCCGTCGCGAAGGGAGCGGGCCTTCTCTTCGCCGCGAACTTGGTCGCGATCGTCCTGACCTCGATGCTCGTTTTCCTGGTAGTGGGTATGGGTGGTAGAAGGGTCAAGGCGCAGGTGGACGAATGGCAGAGCCGGCCCGGCAACCTCTCGCGGCTCGAGACCTGGCTGAGCCGTCGGCGTTTCGGGATGATTTGGAGCAAGATCGGCACGCTGCAGGCGCGTCTCGCGGTCATATTGGTTTTTTTCCTTCTGGTATATTTTCCCCTGCAGGAGGCGCTCAACCGCGTGGTGGCCCAGGTACAGAAGCGCGGGAGAGAGCAAACGCAGGTCAAGGTCATTCATGAGATCGGGCAAGGGCTGTTTCGCGTCAAAAACCGCTCGGACATCGAAAAAATTTCGATCGAGAACGCTCCCGACGGCTTGCGCGCCGTCGTGCGGGTGAGCACCAATTGGATCTTCGGATCGGAGGAAAAAGGGAGATTCGAGAAGCTGGCGAGCGAGCGCTTGAAAGTCCCGGTCCGATTGATCTTGATCCAGAGCCCGGGATTTTTCGGCGAAGAGAAGGAAACGGATTGGGCCGGTTTTTTTGGCGTGGGCAGGGAAGAGAGGTCCGTTCCTCCCGAGGAGAGCTATCAACGGCTCTTCGGCAGGATCCAATCCGTGGTACAGGGGCTGTGGCCCCTTCCCATGGCTCAATTGCTCGGCCTGAAGTTTTTCATAGAGGAGGCGGAAGACGGCGAAATCACGCCCAGGCTCAAGCTCGCCTATTTGGCGGCCGAGGCATTGAGCCAGGACGCCAAGCATGTGTTTTCCAACGGCGTCCGGCAGTCCTTGGGCTTCGAGCCCAGCATCGAATGGCAATGGGTTCCTTCCCGTTACGGCCCCTTTCCTCTGTCTTTCGGTCGCGTCCTGCTTTCTCCGGAAGCCAAGGAAGAGGTGGTCCGCGTCGGCAAGGCGATCAAGGAATTTCCCGAACTGGAAATAGAACTCCTCTTGTTAGCGACCCGCCAAAGCGGACGGGAAGGGCGCAGGCATTCCTCAGCTCTCGCGTCTCGGCTTTCCGAGGAAATGGAGGCGCAGGGAATTCCGCCTGTTTCCCTGGAAATCAGCGAGCTTCCCGAGGGTAGTCCCCGATTGTTGGTATCTCTCCGGCGGAGGGCGGAGGGGCATACCCCGACCTTCGACCCATCTCCTTTTCCTGAGCTTTCGGAGAGCGTTCCGGCAGCGGAGCCTTAGGAATTGGTTTTCGCGGCGGAGCGAAAGATCCCGAAGGAGCTGGTGTAGCCGTGCAGGTAGGTCTGGCCGTGGACCGGGCCGATCTCGCCGTTGCAGAAAAAGCCACCCAGCGGCACCTCCCCGACGAAGCGGCGAAAGACCCGCGAGTCGTGGTTCGGCTCGCCGTAGAGCTGGGCCCCGCGGCCCAGGCAGGAGAAGAGCA from Deltaproteobacteria bacterium PRO3 includes these protein-coding regions:
- a CDS encoding M48 family metallopeptidase; protein product: MMIHVQHWFFWLFLSLYLAFLAVEFTLDYLNLRHIEKNRGKIPELFAGTFSEEEYRRSIAYTRAKTHYSWVKSGFDALLLWTLILSGAFWSIDVWLGQWLPNHSLPHQVAYPFVVGALIYLVHLPFSVYYQFVLEERFGFNKMKSGTFVLDQVKGIALSLALGIPLLTLIFWLVPTIGPNWWLAAWAVLMLFQLVTAALFPVVLAPIFYKFTPLQEGELKDRLERLTEKLRFKMAGVFTIDGSRRSAHSNAFFAGLGKTRRIVLFDTLIQSLNPAEIVAVIAHEIGHNKRRHILKGLVLSSLTTLGSLYVLEKCLEWPPFFEAFGVPEPSLQIGFVIFGLLSSVFTFPLNPIFQWLSRRNEYEADRYSVEVNGDKEGMISSLVKLSKDNLSNLTPHPWYSFYHYSHPTTTERARAILAFATSRNG
- a CDS encoding SAM-dependent chlorinase/fluorinase, translated to MVIALLSDFGLQDHYVGAMKGVLARLAPNAKVIDISHQVPPFDRVLGGLLLYQSYRYFPRKTVFVAVVDPGVGSARKPILAESEDYFFVGPDNGVLAMALAEQKIRRIVHLNNPKYFLQPLSATFHGRDLFAPVAAHLSQGLSVEFFGTELTDYERLPDFVPAFSADRIEGRILAFDRFGNAITNLAKGFVQRHHHGSEWNARVGGLELKGLKSCFSEAAPGEALLYFGSGNLLEIAVNQGSAEEKLGLKRGDSVLIPL
- a CDS encoding putative monovalent cation/H+ antiporter subunit A, with protein sequence MSWGILAVFALAALAPGLHRLQSKACAWILALGPLALFVYFLRFLGEVEPGWTFAEVRSWVPALGLELAFRLDGLSLLFALLITGIGTLIVVYAGAYLKGDPRLGRFFLFLLAFLGAMLGLVLADNLFLLFVFWELTSVTSYLLIGFDHEREASREAALQALLVTGLGGLAMFAGLILLGQMGGAWSFHELASRGAALREHPLYLPALLLVLAGAFTKSAQFPFHFWLPSAMEAPTPVSAFLHSATMVKAGVYLLARLSPALGGTEAWVGIVSTVGAATFLVGAFTALQQSDLKKLLAYSTVSALGLLTWLLGWGEALAVQACMVFLLAHALYKGALFMAAGTVDHETGCRDVTRLGGLFGKMPLSGTATLLAAASMAGLAPLFGFLAKEIFYEAAQASSWPGDLAMGVALLGSVGGVAAAMMVAVEPFFGRRVETPKAPHEAPLGLWLGPASLALLSLAFGLWPAWPQSPLAAAASAALGEAVVLKLALWHGFNLTLMLSLATLALGALLYAARGPLRRAFAAAAGPLSYGPARAYGWALRALKGLAAGQTRLLQHGHLNLYLLVFLVAIIAMIAWPLLFQGEFRLRLPSSGLRFYEVVWAALIACGALIAVLTNSRMFAVVALGVVGYGIAFLYLLFGAPDLAMTQILVETLMLIVLLLGLYHLPGFAKYSRPASRLRDALLSLAAGALVTALVLIAQQSPHPGRLVRYFSENSLPLGQGRNIVNVILVDFRALDTMGEITVLGIAALGVYALLKLRLRGGGEP
- a CDS encoding Na+/H+ antiporter subunit B is translated as MKSLILRATARFLLPLMLLFSLFLFLRGHNEPGGGFVAGLVAAGGYILYALAFGVGEMRELLKLDPRTFIGLGLAGALGSALWPVALGLPLFTGVWGKWDLGPLGELKLGTPLLFDLGVYAAVFGVMLTIVLGLMEE
- a CDS encoding Na+/H+ antiporter subunit C codes for the protein METLLAIVIGALYAAAFYLLLRRSIVRMLFGFLLLSNAINLLIFTSGGLTRAKPPIVPPGAEAAVPPFADPLAQALILTAIVISFGLLSFTFVLIYRYYQERGSDDTASMRSTDV
- a CDS encoding Na+/H+ antiporter subunit D, coding for MRALLPAMPLLIPFATAILSLFFSRSAAAQRRVGILGASLLLAAAFALLWTVQREGILVLHAGNWPAPFGIALVIDLLSAVMVVMTALMGLGVLVFSFGSLDAERVRFGFFPLFQFLLMGVCGAFTTGDLFNLYVWYEVMLMSSFALISLGGTPLQLEGGVKYVVMNLVSSSMFLTALGILYGLTGTLNMADLARFLDNGLPVGLSTTLAMLFLIAFGIKAAAFPFFFWLPASYATPPVAVTAIFSALLTKAGVYSLLRVFTLLFTQQVEYTHQLLLVIAGFTMVTGVLGAVAQNEVRRLLSFHIVSQIGYLLMGLGLFTELAIAGTVFFMVHVILAKSALFLASGIMGRMQGSYDLQELGGLARLSPALAGFFLLAAFALAGLPPLSGFFAKFALVQAGLAGGRYLITAVALFVSILTLFSMVKIWAQAFWKAAPRASAPSKVSRLLWVPFGGLALLTLAMGLCSEPLLRLSLATARQLLDKEQYIRVVLGANL
- a CDS encoding Na+/H+ antiporter subunit E, translating into MTLFLWNMLLMLVYVAVSQNYSLASFGVGFLLGYLVLWASQRERKSKYFSGLRRTVAFVFTFAWELLLSNFKIAVDVLRPRLRMRPGIFAFPLEAQTDGEITLLANIITLTPGTLSLDVSTDRKTLYIHGMYLEDPEAARRSIREGFERRVLDLLR
- a CDS encoding pH regulation protein F — translated: MFPIALALCWGLLSLALVLGFCRLLRGPTLADRVVAFDLMVSIMVGMIALFAIYARETVYLDVALVLALISFLGTVIFSKYLMRRGTAHE
- a CDS encoding monovalent cation/H(+) antiporter subunit G encodes the protein MNEWFAMGAMVLGTLLMGIAALGIFRLPDLFMRMHASSKAGALGVALQLLAVALYFDDLTVTVKAVVGILFFLLTAPVAAHMIGRAAYWVGVPLWEKSVLDELRGRYERGSQTLKCAKELEPKA
- a CDS encoding DUF4397 domain-containing protein, whose translation is MKKLYAKLLTIAALCGLSACGGAVANLQVFNASPDAPALDILLDNEVVVAGLQDFAFEQYQEVDAGNTGIRVNEAGTSRTLTELGAALNGNQSYTLIVLNFLDDLEALLLTDDNSIDQASTAKLRLVNASPSAPALDFYFTAPGTDLNSVTPLLSDLSFKEVSNYLIVGASTYQVRVTQAGTKTVLVDSGNFVLSPSQVRTGVVVDAAGGGGPFNIVFLPDKLQ
- a CDS encoding DUF389 domain-containing protein, with the protein product MLKSLFVRLSRQASRWFNIDAETRVSIYISTIVGTKLSNIPYWFELLLACGIATLGLALNSAAVVIGAMLISPLMTPIMGIGLALATGDIFLGVRAIVNLLLSVAAALAAAVFFTSVLPFKEVTSEILARTQPTILDLVVALLSGLAGSVATLKSSKGLTAALPGTAIAVALMPPLCVVGFGVGIRHYDPQWISVAKGAGLLFAANLVAIVLTSMLVFLVVGMGGRRVKAQVDEWQSRPGNLSRLETWLSRRRFGMIWSKIGTLQARLAVILVFFLLVYFPLQEALNRVVAQVQKRGREQTQVKVIHEIGQGLFRVKNRSDIEKISIENAPDGLRAVVRVSTNWIFGSEEKGRFEKLASERLKVPVRLILIQSPGFFGEEKETDWAGFFGVGREERSVPPEESYQRLFGRIQSVVQGLWPLPMAQLLGLKFFIEEAEDGEITPRLKLAYLAAEALSQDAKHVFSNGVRQSLGFEPSIEWQWVPSRYGPFPLSFGRVLLSPEAKEEVVRVGKAIKEFPELEIELLLLATRQSGREGRRHSSALASRLSEEMEAQGIPPVSLEISELPEGSPRLLVSLRRRAEGHTPTFDPSPFPELSESVPAAEP